The following coding sequences lie in one Candidatus Methylomirabilis sp. genomic window:
- a CDS encoding iron-sulfur cluster assembly accessory protein — translation MLTITESAKKKILELMEAEGQPGVGVRVVVTGGGPGSFHYGLGFMAEKDKGADDTVIDADGFKVYVDAESAPKLQGATVDFIEGVYESGFKIDNPNSGWKDPIAAAVQRVIDIRINPGVAAHGGSVTLLDVKDGIAYITFGGGCHGCGMADMTLKQGVAVAIQEAVPEIRQVLDTTDHAGGTNPYYKGSQRGAPPWSDEQVDPFTQY, via the coding sequence ATGCTCACGATCACTGAATCGGCAAAAAAGAAGATCCTCGAGCTTATGGAGGCCGAGGGGCAGCCAGGCGTGGGGGTGCGTGTCGTGGTGACAGGGGGAGGCCCTGGGAGCTTTCACTATGGGCTTGGGTTCATGGCCGAGAAGGACAAAGGGGCCGACGATACTGTGATCGACGCTGACGGATTCAAGGTCTATGTCGATGCCGAGAGCGCGCCCAAGCTTCAGGGCGCCACGGTGGACTTCATCGAGGGGGTCTACGAAAGCGGCTTCAAGATCGACAACCCGAACTCCGGGTGGAAAGACCCTATAGCGGCGGCCGTCCAGCGGGTAATAGATATCCGAATCAATCCGGGCGTGGCGGCTCACGGCGGATCCGTGACGCTCCTCGACGTCAAGGATGGTATCGCCTACATCACCTTTGGGGGTGGGTGCCACGGCTGCGGGATGGCCGACATGACATTGAAGCAGGGGGTCGCTGTAGCGATCCAGGAGGCGGTTCCCGAGATCCGCCAGGTCCTCGACACAACCGACCATGCGGGTGGCACCAACCCATACTACAAGGGGTCTCAGCGAGGGGCTCCCCCCTGGTCTGACGAGCAGGTAGACCCGTTCACTCAGTACTAA